The following are encoded together in the Plasmodium brasilianum strain Bolivian I chromosome 10, whole genome shotgun sequence genome:
- a CDS encoding protein phosphatase inhibitor 3, with protein sequence MSHVHSSSTTTTTYVQETNTRNDQNGNQNTIVRILKLSPQKMVRWDDSTVDNENAQKKSSKVCCIYHKPKNFGESSDSDSDSFSSSSERECKSFPKNENKKDERTEEEGIKK encoded by the exons ATGTCTCATGTTCACTCGTCATCAACAACGACGACTACGTATGTTCAAGAAACCAATACGAGGAATGACCAAAATGGAAATCAAAACACAATCGTACGAATTTTAAAGTTATCACCTCAAAAAATGGTTAGGTGGGATGATAGCACTGTGGATAATGAAAATGCGCAAAAGAAGTCATCAAAAG TATGTTGTATATACCACAAGCCAAAAAACTTTGGTGAAAGTTCGGACTCCGACTCGGACTCATTTTCATCCAGCAGTGAAa GGGAGTGTAAGTCTTTTCCAAAAAACGAGAACAAAAAGGATGAGcg GACCGAAGAAGAAGGGATAAAGAAATAG
- a CDS encoding mRNA-decapping enzyme subunit 1 translates to MSTNYGKLKSRVNRYDMNGSYNFNEQKVSNKAIGNHANSDLKSSYRAEDGGNGGSVGCSSGNANGNSNNNSNKNANISSTNKNHGNNNDSSKGHNSSNSLNNSNNLNNSNSLNNSNSFNNSNSNNPAHGHANSTSANNCYTHNLKYNNKNSYLYDYNSYHQKKVYEYKNKFKGSITNNSITNNSITNNSITNNSSKSNNNNGSGSKAVHTSSAIDGRNNLSSIHNSVSIPNKIIKDVGGNKYKEDHKEEYIEEHKEIYVGKTNNSNVSGNNVGGSEKNDEDDKLNEEMSLLREKICFKMLKSIDIYITEIIMKSCFVTVYKMKEDELKWTRADVEGFLYIVRRSITPTYRLIITNKKNENHLLQDINSNINLSTDQNYIFYRTINEEKKSKSIYSLWFYSTEEKEKIYSVLKKLVEKARVENRKNINSSSGIGITTGNGITAGNGIPTTNGIPTTNADNNCMNRNMHIDYTKSVNLILSKSCGNVVKECCSSSSIGIEKIDDDSFNNVSTHYEKKDEDLHKGSNNEVDDYSCNDGHIGINSKNNIIRNYGGIISETRGERVLTKIRGNEENDNNNMQKKSKSKKIAPLITDSTKTEHEHNSEFKADKQRDVNGGKSVGSCNNMSNNSSNVDAYESYMKNVHNVSISVNDNGDGCGGNDEDNGNGVVHIKKKTLDEMENVSNNDYLKRLNQENHLEYGDKAGKNLLYLIKGLSLEQEKDQQGKNFFSNDDYYENSHRNNSIGGIVKNAVAEEKSNFSYKDISAKSGGEAIMSLLGLSKNNDFKEEDEEKKKKKKKKNIHSSSVVGGTVIESGAGTGAVGCCGANHYINNAGIVGGANDCNGPIKASVQRRESANYSSNYKNSNVSSTVSTSNKNINNNNNNYNNNNNYNYNNNNNYNYNNNNNYNNNNNNYNNNNNNYNNNNNYSNNKAYSYSKGKQDGNNELATNYQQMERKYNEKQLCQSNSVESLHSKDIEMMMSNNTYEEEKNMTNSMVDIIKIKSGKMNIHPGPNAIHNNFSNAHENLERNILSSYNTDSYDVLLKMQNEIENNEKKYYNNNSSSIFINNNNSYVRSNNYGNDYSHGNNNNNNSNINNNNNNSNNNNNNNSSNNNNNNSNNNNNNKNNNNKNNNNKNNNNKNNNRNNNNNNNNNDNKNDVFENPCNFLKNNSTINYAEGKHITEHEQNSALAKYNSSNVCGNNSSNVYGNNSSNDRGNNSSIDRGNNSSNCNNSSNCNNSSNCNNSDNHHTNNDNCVEDNKNKCITLNRNTIHNVIKETLQSDEFVNMLWKKLIMSKNFT, encoded by the coding sequence aTGTCCACAAATTACGGTAAGTTGAAAAGTCGTGTGAACCGTTATGATATGAACGGTTCATATAATTTCAATGAGCAAAAGGTTTCTAATAAGGCCATAGGGAATCATGCCAATAGCGATTTGAAGAGTAGCTATAGGGCGGAGGATGGTGGGAATGGCGGAAGTGTTGGTTGTAGTAGTGGAAATGCCAATGGAAACAgcaataataacagtaacaaaAACGCGAACATTAGTAGTACTAATAAAAAccatggtaataataatgatagcAGTAAAGGTCATAACAGCAGTAACAGCCTTAACAATAGTAACAACCTTAACAATAGTAACAGCCTTAACAATAGTAACAGCTTTAACAACAGTAACAGCAACAATCCTGCACATGGTCATGCGAACAGCACAAGTGCCAACAACTGCTACacacataatttaaaatacaataataaaaattcgtATTTATATGACTACAATTCGTATCAccaaaaaaaagtttacgaatacaaaaataaatttaaaggTAGCATTACCAATAACAGCATTACCAATAACAGCATTACCAATAACAGCATTAccaataatagtagtaagagtaacaataataacgGTAGTGGAAGTAAGGCTGTTCATACTTCATCAGCCATAGATGGTAGGAATAACTTGTCGTCTATCCATAATTCTGTAAGCATAcctaacaaaataataaaagatgtAGGGGGGAATAAGTATAAAGAGGATCACAAAGAGGAGTATATAGAGGAACACAAAGAAATATACGTAGGTAAAACAAACAATAGCAATGTTAGTGGCAATAATGTAGGAGgaagtgaaaaaaatgacGAAGATGATAAActaaatgaagaaatgaGTCTTTtgagagaaaaaatatgttttaaaatgttaaagaGTATAGACATATACATTACTGAGATAATTATGAAATCATGTTTTGTTACtgtttataaaatgaaagaagaTGAATTAAAATGGACAAGGGCAGATGTTGAAGGATTCCTGTACATTGTCAGGAGATCCATAACACCTACATATAgattaattataacaaataaaaaaaatgaaaaccaTTTATTACAAGATATTAATTCAAACATAAATTTATCAACAGAtcaaaattacatattttatagaaccataaatgaagaaaagaaGTCAAAAAGTATTTACAGTTTATGGTTTTACAGTACTGAggagaaggaaaaaatatatagcgTGTTAAAAAAGCTAGTTGAAAAGGCTCGTgtagaaaatagaaaaaacattaatagtagtagtggtATTGGTATTACTACTGGTAATGGTATTACTGCTGGTAATGGTATTCCTACTACTAATGGTATTCCTACTACTAATGCAGATAATAATTGCATGAATAGAAATATGCATATTGATTATACAAAAAGtgtaaatttaatattatcaaaaaGTTGTGGTAATGTTGTTAAAGAGTGTTGTTCCTCATCGTCCATaggaatagaaaaaatagatgatgattcttttaataatgttAGTACTCATTATGAGAAGAAGGACGAGGATTTGCATAAGGGTAGTAACAATGAGGTAGATGATTACAGCTGTAACGATGGGCATATTGgaataaatagtaaaaacaatattataaGGAATTACGGTGGAATTATTAGTGAAACGAGGGGAGAGAGAGTCCTTACCAAAATTAGAGGTAACgaagaaaatgataataataacatgCAAAAGAAGAGCAAGTCAAAAAAGATAGCTCCTCTAATAACAGACAGTACAAAGACTGAGCACGAACATAATTCTGAGTTCAAAGCGGATAAGCAGCGCGATGTAAATGGTGGTAAAAGTGTAGGTAGCTGTAACAATATGAGCAACAACAGTAGCAACGTGGACGCCTACGAAAGCTACATGAAAAATGTGCACAACGTTAGTATCAGCGTCAATGATAATGGAGATGGCTGTGGTGGTAATGATGAAGATAATGGTAACGGTGTTGTACATATTAAGAAGAAAACATTGGATGAAATGGAAAATGTAAGTAACAACGATTACTTAAAAAGATTAAATCAAGAAAACCATTTAGAATATGGTGATAAGGCGGGGAAGAATTTGCTCTACCTAATTAAGGGTTTGTCATTAGAACAGGAAAAGGATCAGCAGggtaagaattttttttccaatgatgattattatgaaaatagtCATAGAAATAATTCAATTGGTGGTATAGTTAAAAATGCCGTAGCAGAAGAAAAGAgcaatttttcatataaggACATTAGCGCAAAATCGGGGGGTGAAGCCATTATGAGTTTATTAGGGTTAAGTAAGAATAATGATTTTAAAGAAGAGGatgaggaaaagaaaaaaaagaaaaaaaagaagaatattCATAGTAGCAGCGTTGTTGGAGGCACCGTTATAGAATCAGGAGCAGGAACAGGAGCAGTAGGATGTTGTGGTGCAAATCATTACATAAATAACGCTGGCATTGTTGGTGGTGCGAACGATTGTAATGGCCCTATCAAAGCGAGCGTGCAAAGAAGGGAGAGCGCAAATTATAGTAGTAATTATAAGAACAGTAACGTAAGCAGTACCGTAAGCACTAGTAATAAgaacattaataataataataataattacaataataataataattataattacaataataataataattataattacaataataataataattacaataataataataataattacaataataataataataattacaataataataataattacagtaataataagGCATACAGTTACTCTAAGGGGAAACAGGATGGCAATAACGAGTTAGCAACGAACTACCAGCAGATGGAAAGAAAGTACAATGAAAAACAGTTGTGCCAAAGTAATTCAGTCGAAAGTTTGCATAGTAAGGATATAGAAATGATGATGAGTAATAATACGTatgaagaagagaaaaatatgacAAACTCCATGGTAGACATCATTAAGATAAAATCAGGCAAAATGAACATCCACCCGGGTCCTAATGCGATTCATAATAACTTTAGCAATGCACATGAGAATTTAGAAAGAAATATTCTTAGTTCATATAATACCGATTCGTATGATGTCTTATTAAAGATGCAGAATGAAATTgaaaacaatgaaaaaaaatattacaataataatagcagcagcattttcattaataataacaacagtTATGTTCGCAGTAACAACTACGGTAATGACTACAGccatggtaataataataataataatagtaatattaataataataataataatagcaataataataataataataatagtagtaataataataataataatagtaataataataataataataaaaataataataataaaaataataataataaaaataataataataaaaataataataggaataataataataataataataataatgataataaaaatgatgttTTTGAAAACCCGTGTAACTTTTTGAAGAACAATAGCACCATCAATTATGCGGAGGGTAAGCATATTACAGAACATGAACAAAACAGTGCATTGGCAAAATATAACAGCAGTAATGTCTGTGGAAATAACAGCAGTAATGTCTATGGAAATAACAGCAGTAATGACAGAGGTAATAACAGCAGTATTGACAGAGGTAATAACAGTAGTAATTGTAACAACAGTAGTAACTGTAATAACAGTAGTAACTGTAATAACAGTGATAACCATCATACTAACAATGATAACTGTGTGGAAgacaacaaaaataaatgtataaccTTAAATAGGAACACCATACATAACGTAATTAAAGAAACGTTACAGTCTGATGAATTTGTAAATATgttatggaaaaaattaataatgagtaaaaattttacataa